The proteins below come from a single Chthonomonadales bacterium genomic window:
- a CDS encoding alpha-galactosidase: MDPHPLRCRPSDGGLVVDAPGWPGFALGPLVPALDLGGGPLPMVGCEAPPAPSDGALSVTTTFAGGIAALLQRVEPLSAGGLRLSATLSFRGSAPAPLRAVRLLASRAGAPCRFGADAAAVRIYEQGSTWARVRPLAASPKPGRTDGEDAPESRPAAGSLLVWSAFDGAARQALLVGFESSERWLGTITSAPDGAWHAGFDGGDVLLDPGEDVALEDLLLLRGPDPWALLERYGDLTAARFPASLPKEPPVTWCSWYPYRLGVTEEAVLANARAARARLASLGLRWMLVDLGWQRDGLPDSLEESAAFPGGLARLGERLDALGLRLGAWTAPFIVGERSLVCAQHPEWLLRGPDGSLASLGEWYWEPHERTYALDLTHPGARAHLRAAVDTLARRGVRYLKPDFLGGVQSAALRVRHDARTVAGGGAEAARAGAAILLEAMRAADPEALVLNCGAPEAPGTGALPLLYSCADTGNTGYVGWRHLREDYGGALAGHLWKHRRWGILQPSCLVVGLPGTLEEARVRATATFLCGGQVDVGDDLTTLPEDRWQVLTAVLPPLGRAARPVDLFEPVEAVSLNYDGLARGTAPDEVEEEDEGEPVSRVWALPVEADWDHWVLAGLFSYTPNDAAAYGQARITRFRLPLERLGLDPGANWTAHELWSAQCLGELPEPANSPGYAHPGDARTLIASPAHGVLEVAFFGPAVKVLALRRARSHPWPTGTSFHLSGGAELGGVAWDGSTLRGVLRRPAGEQGVLVVSCAGRGLPLGAEAAGRSVPLRAGASGSAVVPIVAEGPETPWELCWEGGD; the protein is encoded by the coding sequence ATGGACCCTCATCCGCTGCGCTGCCGGCCGTCCGATGGCGGCCTCGTGGTCGACGCGCCGGGCTGGCCCGGGTTCGCCCTCGGGCCGCTCGTGCCGGCCCTTGACCTGGGCGGCGGCCCCCTGCCGATGGTCGGATGCGAGGCCCCGCCCGCCCCCTCGGACGGCGCGCTCAGCGTCACCACGACGTTCGCGGGAGGGATCGCTGCCCTCCTTCAGCGGGTCGAGCCGCTGTCCGCCGGCGGCCTGCGCCTCAGCGCGACCCTCAGCTTCCGCGGGTCCGCGCCCGCGCCGCTGCGCGCCGTGCGCCTGCTTGCCAGCCGGGCCGGGGCGCCATGCCGGTTCGGCGCCGACGCGGCCGCGGTGCGCATCTACGAGCAGGGGAGCACCTGGGCGCGCGTGCGGCCCCTGGCAGCGTCGCCCAAGCCGGGACGGACCGACGGCGAGGACGCGCCGGAGTCGCGCCCGGCAGCGGGGTCGCTGCTCGTCTGGTCGGCGTTCGACGGGGCGGCGCGCCAGGCGCTGCTGGTGGGCTTCGAGAGCTCGGAGCGGTGGCTCGGGACCATCACGTCGGCGCCGGACGGCGCGTGGCACGCGGGATTCGATGGCGGGGACGTGCTGCTGGATCCCGGCGAGGACGTGGCGCTGGAGGACCTCCTGCTGCTGCGCGGGCCGGATCCCTGGGCGCTGCTGGAGCGCTACGGGGACCTGACCGCCGCGCGCTTCCCCGCCTCCCTGCCGAAGGAGCCGCCGGTCACGTGGTGCTCATGGTACCCGTACCGCCTGGGCGTGACGGAGGAGGCGGTTCTGGCGAACGCGCGCGCTGCCCGCGCGCGCCTGGCCTCGCTGGGCCTGCGATGGATGCTCGTGGACCTGGGATGGCAGCGTGACGGGCTTCCGGACTCCCTGGAGGAGAGCGCGGCGTTCCCCGGCGGCCTGGCGCGACTGGGGGAGCGCCTCGACGCGCTCGGCCTGCGGCTCGGCGCCTGGACCGCCCCGTTCATCGTGGGCGAGCGCTCCCTGGTTTGCGCGCAGCACCCCGAGTGGCTGCTGCGCGGCCCGGACGGGAGCCTGGCCTCGCTGGGCGAGTGGTACTGGGAGCCGCACGAGCGCACCTACGCGCTCGACCTGACCCACCCCGGCGCGCGCGCGCACCTGCGCGCGGCGGTCGACACCCTCGCTCGGCGCGGTGTGCGCTACCTGAAGCCCGACTTCCTGGGCGGTGTGCAGTCCGCTGCGCTGCGCGTCCGCCACGATGCGCGCACGGTGGCCGGCGGCGGCGCGGAGGCCGCCCGAGCGGGCGCGGCCATCCTGCTGGAGGCGATGCGGGCCGCCGATCCCGAGGCGCTCGTGCTCAACTGCGGCGCGCCGGAGGCGCCGGGCACGGGCGCGCTGCCCCTGCTCTACTCCTGCGCCGACACGGGCAACACCGGCTACGTGGGGTGGCGCCATCTTCGCGAGGACTACGGCGGAGCACTGGCGGGCCATCTCTGGAAGCACCGTCGGTGGGGCATACTGCAGCCCTCCTGCCTGGTGGTGGGGCTGCCCGGCACGCTGGAGGAGGCGCGCGTTCGCGCCACCGCCACGTTCCTATGCGGCGGGCAGGTGGACGTCGGCGACGACCTGACGACGCTTCCCGAGGACCGCTGGCAGGTGCTTACGGCCGTGTTGCCGCCGCTCGGCCGGGCGGCGCGGCCGGTGGACCTGTTCGAGCCCGTGGAGGCCGTCTCGCTCAACTACGACGGCCTGGCGCGCGGCACGGCCCCTGACGAGGTGGAGGAGGAGGACGAGGGCGAGCCGGTCTCGCGCGTATGGGCGTTGCCGGTGGAGGCAGACTGGGATCACTGGGTGCTCGCGGGCCTCTTCAGCTACACGCCCAACGACGCGGCGGCCTACGGGCAGGCGCGCATCACGCGCTTCCGCCTGCCGCTGGAGCGCCTCGGGCTCGATCCCGGCGCAAACTGGACGGCGCACGAACTGTGGTCGGCGCAGTGCCTGGGCGAGCTGCCCGAGCCGGCCAACTCGCCCGGCTACGCGCACCCCGGCGACGCGCGGACCCTGATCGCCTCGCCGGCTCATGGCGTGCTGGAGGTGGCCTTCTTCGGGCCGGCGGTCAAGGTTCTGGCGCTCCGGCGAGCGCGGTCGCACCCGTGGCCGACCGGCACGAGCTTCCACTTGAGCGGCGGCGCCGAGCTCGGCGGCGTCGCCTGGGACGGCTCCACGCTGCGGGGCGTGCTGCGGCGCCCCGCGGGCGAGCAGGGGGTACTGGTGGTCTCCTGCGCCGGGCGGGGGCTGCCGTTGGGCGCCGAGGCGGCGGGGCGGTCCGTGCCGCTGCGAGCCGGCGCGAGCGGCTCGGCGGTCGTGCCGATCGTCGCGGAGGGGCCGGAGACGCCGTGGGAGTTGTGCTGGGAGGGAGGCGACTGA